The Oreochromis aureus strain Israel breed Guangdong linkage group 7, ZZ_aureus, whole genome shotgun sequence region ATGGCATTCCCTAAACATTTCATATAAATGTACAGGTTTGTAGGCACATCTACTCCTTCAGTAGATGAGTTGGAAAAAGGTGTGCTTGTGAATGGGATCCAAAAGTTCTTCACCTGTGCTCCTTCAGACAGGTATCGCctctaaaatatttatttatctgtatTACAGGCACACTGCATATAAAACATCTAACCAAAAGTGGGAGCAAGTCAAAATTTATCTCATATATGAATATTTTATGACAAAGTATAAATATTACTCTATACTCTCACTGTCCAtattattaggtacaccttgctttTACCTTTGGGACTGCATTGATTCTTTTGTAGCGTAGATCCATCAAGGTCTGAATTTACTGTGTCCTAAAAtcagtggggttttttgcatTTCAGGCAGGACGAGCAGACATGTCCCCCTGCATCGCTTGTTGATATGTCCACCCCAGTCCTCTTCACTCATACTTCCAGCCAGCTAGATGCTTCCGCCACTAGCAGCCAATCACTGGAGCTGCCAATGAACAGTCTGAGTCTGAGTCCGTGCAGGGTACAGACAGACACGGGTTTACCGCAATCATGTgagcacaaatcttttttttttcatatgtgTCACTAAAGCAATACTGAACAACTAAACTAAAGCAAATGTTTCTGCAATACATAATGCTGTGGTATACAAAGGACAAGCAGGAAATCTGTATTAAATAGCTGTGATCATCAGGCAAACTGAATTCAAAAAGACATGTAGCAGATGGTACTGGATCAGACACAATCCAGCGTCTCTGAGGGTAATCGGAGTACATTGAGTCACATGGTTTGATTAACTTGCACATCTGTTAATTTGACATTAATGCTGAATGATCTATTCAGGTTTTGAGCAATATATGTATCTATCAGACAATGTTGATGCCAAATAACATTACACATGTAGTTTAACAGCATGGCTCCTATCATAGGCTGCATTTGGGGGGACAAAAGGCAGCAATACACCTGCACAGGCTGCAACTCAATTAGAGCTTGGTTCCTCTGGCTCGTTCCTGCAGTGGTGGATGAGGTGTGGCAGGAGCAGACCCTGCTCAGGCTGTTAAACCTGGTGGAGATCCCTGTGCTGGAAGGCGTGCTTCAGTGCAGGCAGAGTCCATCCTCTCCATCTCCAGCCAACCTGGCACACAGTAACCCAGACTTGATCTACAGCAACAACCACCTGGACCGACAGATCCTCAAGGCCTTCCGAGACTCTCAGTAagtttggatttttaaaaatctttattattttatttataaattttCTGTTGTGTTGATCTCACTTgcactgtttcctcctcattctCCAGGGAAGATGAGTGGCTCTGTGCAGCTTTGGACTGTTTGGACTTCCTGCCTGACCAGCCGGTAGTGGAGCTGAGCAGGGAGCTGCCTCATTGTTTCCCTCAAGATGATGAGAGCTGTGACCCAGAACCAGCTGGTCTCAGCGTCCAAGAAAGAGGCAAGTGGTATGATGAGTATCAGAATCGGGTAAAGCATGTAAACGCCACTGGTGAGCTATGGTGAGAGACATGTATAGCTTGTGTTGCCAATGATGGCATGTTTAACAATAGCTTCAAAATACTCAGGTGACAACAGTGCAGAGCACCCACATCTCTCCCCAAGTGGCTTGGCCCAGTGTCAGCTGCTGCTATATGGGACTCTGGTCAAACActacagcaacacaaacaggcCTCCACTTCTGCCGCAGCACATGACTGACATCTATACGGCCATCACCGAGCTGCTCGGTAAGAACACTGGTTCAGACGTGACGGTGAGATTTTTACCGCGTCTCCAACCgcgctttttttctcctccaaagTTACTGAAATTTTAATAACCTCACCACTTGCATGCACAACTGTCTCTTTCATTCTCTCACCTTTTCAGTAAATGCTAAATTAGATAAGGCTCTCGAGGCTTTGCAACTGTGTCTGAAGCTGCTGCCGCACAGCAGCAGAGATGAGCTCCGTGGGCTGCTTATCTTCATGTCTCTGGCAGCTGACCCACATGGGATTAAAGTGGACAAGGAGGTGAGAGCAAgtggtatttttatttgttttattctctATGGTGAAGGCCacacttctgttttttgtttgtttttgtttttttgtttttgtctgagaTCAAAGATGTGCTGTGTCATCTGTAGATTGAGAACAGGCTGGCAGTGAAGAGGTCTTTCTCCAGGGCGATCCTACACAGCAAGGCTCTCTCCAAAGAGAAAGAAGATCTTATGTTGGTCTTTATGCTAAGCAATGTTAAAGAAATCTTCAAGGTAATAGAATGCTTTTGGTCTGTGTTGTGAGAAAGTGGtaatgatgtttttttcctgatttCTTGCCCCAGTGTTGCAAGAAAGCAGGGGGGGAAAATGATTGATTAAAGATTTGTGCAAGAAATGTTTGTACATAAGAACAAAACCCATTGTGGTCCAGTCACTCAAACCACCGCTAAGGATGACCTACTGTAGTTGGCCATCCTTAATGTAATCAGTTACTTTATCTAGAATATTCTCTTTGGTAACCGTTGCTAAATAAATCTGTGGCTTGTCCAACaacttaaaatgtgtttgcatGGGGCCCTTTTGAGTTGTAGGAGAAGAAATGGCAATTATAAAAAAGCCGTACACAAGTGGCCACACAGCAGACACCGATGTAAATGGGAATGTGTCTCGAAGGTTCGTTTGAGGTGCTGCTGGCAGCATCTGCACACATGGATGTGTAAAGCAGTAGATATTACAAAGGAAGACAATGTGGGAAAAtatgaatgggttaaatgcaaaCATAAAGCTACACAGTTCTTGTTCTTCCAAccgtgttgggttttttttgtttttgtttttttttgggggagggggggggttgTTACATGAGCAGCATCTCAGTTCATGGATTATGTGCAGCTTTGttctgtaaacattttttttttcttctctgctcCAGATACCAGGGGCTCTGCACAAAGTAGTGAGTGACAAGCTGGCTTGCCTCGTACAGGAGAAACAGCCGGATGTGACGGGTAAATGGCTTTTGATTACTTTTGGTAAATGACACAAAACATCAGTTTCCATTTAAGACAGGAAAACTCAAGAGAACAGATCACTACAgtcactacagaaaagaatatagcccatatggttttcactgccctatgcatagccaagaaaacagtcctcatgacctggaaaaataaaaataatcttaattctaaccaatatagaaattatctaatagattacattagtcttgatacagcctgtgccaccacacatgcatcaacactacatatgagcgggcggagggaggtttggagtcttcacacacccccgttctctgttgCCTGTTGGGGCGgcggggctgggaggaggagttggccgtccgattggggtctggaatgtggggcctccctgctgctgcggagtcggagcggtctgcttctctccaccccagggaaaagggtaacaccacctgggtctgggtgcagtttccccctccaggggcaagggtacctagacctggggtatagagtacgcttggggga contains the following coding sequences:
- the LOC116319110 gene encoding DEP domain-containing protein 7-like isoform X1, whose amino-acid sequence is MASIKERAAALNLAEKLCVRNQAPCVASKPVQSSTMWSSLISHLKSTVTVKRRRVLLKSHSDCFLGSEGVDVLAEYIAKVKGFEGSIVSRDKVVCVCQALLECGVFEAVGTKVLGKDRKRDVFQDSKSALYRFVGTSTPSVDELEKGVLVNGIQKFFTCAPSDRQDEQTCPPASLVDMSTPVLFTHTSSQLDASATSSQSLELPMNSLSLSPCRVQTDTGLPQSCCIWGDKRQQYTCTGCNSIRAWFLWLVPAVVDEVWQEQTLLRLLNLVEIPVLEGVLQCRQSPSSPSPANLAHSNPDLIYSNNHLDRQILKAFRDSQEDEWLCAALDCLDFLPDQPVVELSRELPHCFPQDDESCDPEPAGLSVQERGDNSAEHPHLSPSGLAQCQLLLYGTLVKHYSNTNRPPLLPQHMTDIYTAITELLVNAKLDKALEALQLCLKLLPHSSRDELRGLLIFMSLAADPHGIKVDKEIENRLAVKRSFSRAILHSKALSKEKEDLMLVFMLSNVKEIFKIPGALHKVVSDKLACLVQEKQPDVTGSTFCQQVDRNTLQNSTKNTTNQALWVLLNNIHLDTKISAKEKKRLLRQFHLSHPEIFNQYFGDSAFSVL
- the LOC116319110 gene encoding DEP domain-containing protein 7-like isoform X3 produces the protein MWSSLISHLKSTVTVKRRRVLLKSHSDCFLGSEGVDVLAEYIAKVKGFEGSIVSRDKVVCVCQALLECGVFEAVGTKVLGKDRKRDVFQDSKSALYRFVGTSTPSVDELEKGVLVNGIQKFFTCAPSDRQDEQTCPPASLVDMSTPVLFTHTSSQLDASATSSQSLELPMNSLSLSPCRVQTDTGLPQSCCIWGDKRQQYTCTGCNSIRAWFLWLVPAVVDEVWQEQTLLRLLNLVEIPVLEGVLQCRQSPSSPSPANLAHSNPDLIYSNNHLDRQILKAFRDSQEDEWLCAALDCLDFLPDQPVVELSRELPHCFPQDDESCDPEPAGLSVQERGDNSAEHPHLSPSGLAQCQLLLYGTLVKHYSNTNRPPLLPQHMTDIYTAITELLVNAKLDKALEALQLCLKLLPHSSRDELRGLLIFMSLAADPHGIKVDKEIENRLAVKRSFSRAILHSKALSKEKEDLMLVFMLSNVKEIFKIPGALHKVVSDKLACLVQEKQPDVTGSTFCQQVDRNTLQNSTKNTTNQALWVLLNNIHLDTKISAKEKKRLLRQFHLSHPEIFNQYFGDSAFSVL
- the LOC116319110 gene encoding DEP domain-containing protein 7-like isoform X2, which codes for MASIKERAAALNLAEKLCVRNQAPCVASKPVQSSTMWSSLISHLKSTVTVKRRRVLLKSHSDCFLGSEGVDVLAEYIAKVKGFEGSIVSRDKVVCVCQALLECGVFEAVGTKVLGKDRKRDVFQDSKSALYRFVGTSTPSVDELEKGVLVNGIQKFFTCAPSDRQDEQTCPPASLVDMSTPVLFTHTSSQLDASATSSQSLELPMNSLSLSPCRVQTDTGLPQSLVDEVWQEQTLLRLLNLVEIPVLEGVLQCRQSPSSPSPANLAHSNPDLIYSNNHLDRQILKAFRDSQEDEWLCAALDCLDFLPDQPVVELSRELPHCFPQDDESCDPEPAGLSVQERGDNSAEHPHLSPSGLAQCQLLLYGTLVKHYSNTNRPPLLPQHMTDIYTAITELLVNAKLDKALEALQLCLKLLPHSSRDELRGLLIFMSLAADPHGIKVDKEIENRLAVKRSFSRAILHSKALSKEKEDLMLVFMLSNVKEIFKIPGALHKVVSDKLACLVQEKQPDVTGSTFCQQVDRNTLQNSTKNTTNQALWVLLNNIHLDTKISAKEKKRLLRQFHLSHPEIFNQYFGDSAFSVL